The following proteins come from a genomic window of Lolium rigidum isolate FL_2022 chromosome 5, APGP_CSIRO_Lrig_0.1, whole genome shotgun sequence:
- the LOC124657032 gene encoding putative gamma-glutamylcyclotransferase At3g02910, with translation MEATTATTVFVYGTLKRGFPNHPRLAASGSPFAGAASTAAPVSLVIGPYSVPFLIPAPTPSAGRLVSGELFSASPSALADLDLLEGTHLGVYERRRITVLVDGTSREIEAEAYFANASYAEDLWRRCGGEAAEIGEYTMEHAARYVPPSGRSPGVSGLMDAVRGFLATTPPDK, from the exons ATGGAGGCGACCACGGCGACGACGGTGTTCGTGTACGGCACCCTGAAGCGCGGGTTCCCGAACCACCCGCGCCTCGCCGCTTCCGGCAGCCCCTTCGCCGGCGCGGCCTCCACCGCCGCGCCAGTCTCCCTCGTCATCGGCCCCTACTCCGTCCCCTTCCTCATCCCCGCCCCCACTCCATCCGCCGGCCGGCTTGTCTCCGGCGAGCTCTTCTCCGCGTCCCCCAGCGCCCTCGCCGACCTCGACCTGCTCGAG GGCACGCACCTCGGTGTATACGAGCGCCGGCGGATCACGGTCCTGGTCGACGGGACGAGCAGGGAGATTGAGGCAGAGGCTTACTTCGCGAACGCGAGCTACGCGGAGGATCTGTGGCGGcgctgcggcggcgaggcggccgaGATCGGGGAGTACACCATGGAGCACGCGGCCAGGTACGTCCCGCCCAGCGGCCGCTCTCCCGGCGTCTCGGGGCTCATGGATGCCGTCCGTGGCTTCCTCGCCACCACTCCGCCGGACAAATGA